One segment of Brassica napus cultivar Da-Ae chromosome C3, Da-Ae, whole genome shotgun sequence DNA contains the following:
- the LOC106425038 gene encoding NDR1/HIN1-like protein 1: MTEKECEHHHDEDEKMRRRIGAAVLGLLAAGLFVVFLVWAILHPHGPRFVLQDATIYAFNISEPNFLTSNLQVTLSSRNPNDKIGIFYDRLDIYASYRNQQVTLATLLPATYQGHLDVTVWSPFLYGTSVPVAPYFSPALSQDLTAGMVLLNIKIDGWVRWKVGTWISGRYRLHVNCPAYITLAGHFSGEGPAVKYQLVQRCGVDV; the protein is encoded by the exons ATGACGGAGAAAGAATGTGAGCATCACCACGACGAGGATGAGAAGATGCGCAGACGCATAGGAGCGGCGGTGCTTGGCTTGCTTGCAGCTGGcctttttgttgttttcttggtGTGGGCCATTCTTCACCCCCACGGACCGCGTTTTGTTCTTCAAGACGCAACAATTTACGCGTTTAACATCTCTGAGCCCAATTTTCTAACCTCCAATCTCCAGGTCACTCTCTCTTCTCGAAATCCTAATGATAAGATCGGAATCTTCTATGACCGCCTTGACATTTACGCCTCCTATCGCAACCAGCAG GTGACGTTGGCAACTTTACTGCCGGCGACTTACCAAGGTCACCTTGATGTGACGGTATGGTCGCCGTTTCTCTACGGAACATCCGTGCCGGTGGCCCCATACTTTTCGCCTGCTTTAAGCCAAGATCTAACGGCAGGGATGGTGCTTCTGAACATCAAGATCGACGGTTGGGTTCGATGGAAAGTAGGAACGTGGATCTCCGGAAGGTACCGCCTACACGTCAATTGTCCAGCTTACATTACTCTTGCCGGTCATTTTTCCGGTGAAGGTCCAGCTGTTAAGTACCAGCTTGTCCAGCGATGTGGTGTTGACGTTTAA